actccttaatttctttcttcagtctcattgttagtgtatagaaatgccactgacttctgggcattggttttgtatcctgccacactgccgaattgctctatgagttcctgtaatcttggggtggaggcttttgggttttctatgtagagtatcatgtcatctgggaagagggagagtttgacttcctctttgccaatttgaatgccttttatttcgttttgttgtctgattgctgaggctaggacttctagtactctgttcaatagcagtggtgagagtggacatccctgtcttgttcctgatcttaggggaaaggctcccagtatttccccattgagaatgatatttgctgtgggcttttcatagatggcttttaggatgctgaggaatgttccctctatccctacactctgaagagttttgatcaggaatggaggctgtattttgtcaaatgctttctctgcatctattgagaggatcatatggttcttgtttttctcttgctgatatgatcagtCACATGATTCttttaccagtgttgaaccagcctcgtgtcccggggataaatcccacttggtcatggtgaataatcttcttaatgtattgttggatcctattggctagtatcatgTTGTGAATTTTTTgcctccatgttcatcagggatattgctctgtatatctcctttttggtggggtctttgtgtggttttggaattaaggtgaatctggcctcatagaatgagtttggaagtattccatctctatCTTTCTGAGCAGCTTTAGGAGAACAGGTACGGTTTCTTCCTtgaacgtttgatagaattccccagggaagccatctggccctggactcttgtgtcttgggaggtttgtgatgactgcttcaatttcctccctggttattggcctgttcagcttttctattgcttcctgttccagtttcggtagtttgtggctttccaggaatgcgtccatttcttctagattgcctaatttattggcctctagctgttcataatatgtttttaaaatcgtttgtatttccttggtgttggtagtgatctctcctttctcattcatgattttattaatttgagtcttctctctcttctttttaataaggctggctagtgaTTTagctatcttattaattctttcaaagaagcaactcctggttttgttgatctgttccacagttcttctggtctcgatttcgttgagttctgctcgaatcttaattaactctcttcctctgctgggtgtaggatatatctgctgttttttctctagctcctttatgtgtaaggttagcttttgtatttgagttctttccagttttttatggatgcttgtattgagatgtatttccccctcaggactgcttttgctgcatcccaaagattttgaatggttgtatcttcattctcattagtttccatgaatctttttaattcttccttaatttcctggttgaccctttcatcttttagcaggatggtccttaacctccacgtgtttgaggtccttccaaacttcttgttgtgatttagttctaatttcaaggcattatggtctgagaatatgcaggggacgatcccaatcttttggtatcagttcagacccgatttgtgacccagtatgtggtctattctggagaaagttccatgtgcacttgagaagaatgtgtattcagttgagtttggatgtaaagttcagTAGAGATCTGTGAAATGCATCTGgaccagtgtatcatttaaagctctcgtttctttggagatgttgtacttagaagacctatcaagggtagaaagagctagattgaagtcaccaagtataagtgtattattatctacgtatttcttcactttgcttattaattggtttaaatatttggcacctcccacattcggggcatatatattgaggattgttaagccctcttgttggatagatcctttgagtatgagatagtgtccctcttcatctctcactacagtcttcggggtaaattttagtttatctgatataaggatggctacccctgctttcttttgaggaccatttgaatggtaaatggttctccaacctttaattttcaggctgtaggtgtccttctgtctaaaatgagccccttgtagacagcaaatagatgggtcctgcttttttatccagtctgaaaccctgcgccttttgatggggtcattaagcccattcacgttcagagttactattgagagataggagtttagtgtcatcatggtatctattcagtccttgtttttgtggattgttccactgaacttcttcttaaatgggaattttaagagtcccccttaaaatttcttgcagagctggtttggacgtcacatattctttcagttcctgcctgtcttggaagctctttatctctccttccattctgaatgagagccttgctggataaagtttcttggttgcatgttcttctcatttaggaccctgaatatatcctgccagccctttctggcctgccaggtctctgtggaggggtctgctgttaccctaatactcctccccataaaagtcagggatttcttgtctcttgctgctttaaggatcttctctttatctttggaatttgcaagcttcactattaaatgtcgaggtgttgaacggtttttattgattttagggggggatctctctatttcctggatctgaatgcctgtttcccttcccagattaggaaagttttcagctaggatttgttcaaatacatattctggccctctggccctttcggcgccctcgggaaccccaattaagtgtaggtttttcttcctcaggctgtcgtttttttcccttaatctgtcttcatggtcttttaattgtttgtgtcttttttcctcagtttccctctttgccatcaacttgtcttctatgtcactcacttgttcttccacctcgttaaccctcgtcgttaggacttctagtttggattgcacctcattcaactgatttttaatttctgcctgattggatctaaattctgcagtcatgaagtctcttgagtccttcatgcttttttctagagccaccagtagctgtataatagtgcttctgaattggctttctgacattgaattgtaatccagattttgtaactctgtgggagagaggactgtttctgattctttcttttgaggtgaggttttccttctagtcattttgctcagtgcacagtggccaaaaacaagttgtattgggcaaaggagaaaaagagaggagagaaagaaggaaagaaaagagaaaaagaaaaaagaaaaaaggaagaaaaaaggaaaaaagaagaaaaagagaaataaaaagaaagaaagggaaaaaaagggtgggggaagcaatcagaaatcaaaaagaaaaaaaaaaacacgggggagtatcttctgattctgtatactctaagtcccttgacttcccctggaacttgtccgtccagctggtcttctgggggaggggcctgttgtgctgattttcaggtgttagcacttgggggagctgctctccccctgcctggtgcagggctcagtgggggttgtttaccctgtgaggccccaggaggaacagccccagtggcggggccagctctggagccctggagtcagcccccgcaggaactccggagctctccgtctgcagggcctggaggctccggggcggggccgctaatctgctcagctcggggcaggagcgtccttgctgtcctgggccctcccggcctctgcctgtccccgggggaggccggatcctgggctgtgtcccggcgccctgtgctccggggcctgcgctgttggattcgcgctcctggagccgcgcaaccccctccgcggagcagctgcccgagcccctccgagctgctccgggtcccgccgtgcgcgctgcagcccttagggagctcggcgcactctccccggggtgctggtgtctgttactgtcccagggagccgtagggcatccccgccctcctgggtcctgctccacctccctgcgagcccctttcccccgggaaggtcggtgcagctcctgcttccccgggacggggctctcctgtcctggggacactcgccccggcctcagcccggctcctcgcgggcccctcccccttggaggccttttgtttatttctttttccccgtcttcctaccttgatggaagcgcgaactcttctcactgtagcattccaggtgttctctctttaaatctcaggccgaattcgtaggttttcagggtgatttgaaggttatctaggtaatttggtggggacaggtgacttggggaccctactcttctgccatcttgcccctcttccTCAGTCATGCATCTTGATTGCACTGCATTGTGATGTGAAATGAACTTTTTACTCTGGACTCCAGTTGAAGACAGTTTGAAAATAGTTGCTCTAAAGTAACCTGACACAAAACAAGAATGCATGGAAGTTGCAGTCTTTTAAAATTGACTCTGGCTGGCTGAGAACAAAACTAtccagtttatattttattttgcagccAAGAAAGCCGATTCTGATCTTGCTAAGACTAAACAAATAAAGCATTCTGGGGGAGATACCTCAGTGATAAATTAAGTGATAAATGAGGCTTTGGAATATTGGTGAGGTCTATAGCCGATGACCAAGAAAAAATGCTGCTGCCCCGCGCTTTaaggagtggctgattatatacctgggaagTGGAAGGGTTTTGAGGATagtgtactctctaaggaattttggaagcaaggtttccagaacTCTGAGGGGGCTGGCTATTATTGGGAAAGggtcacttattaccatctaataaaacctgagtcatgtgacctttcagatgtatatcagtgggccaggtgcttgggggatgattgccaacatgtatcttgggggtttatagataaagggaatttttaaaggaatttttatattttaaagtagactcacagggtCCTGGAGGTTGGACTAATATTgtcttctgcccttagcaaagtatgaacatcaaGGTGGTTGAGTCCTTAGAGGAATTCAGGACGAATTCGTAGTTTTTCAGGATAATTttaaggttatctaggtaatttcgtggggacaggtgatttggggaccctactcttccgccatcctgcccctcccccatgtggGGAGTTTCATTCTGTATAaagggcgaaggggaggagattcacccagtccccgccagtctccagggctaatttagttaaggtcttctttaatgttctgttcatcctctctaccggtcctgagctctggggcctatatgcacaatgtaatttccaatctgccccaagttcTAGTGCCCctccctgtgttaccttagagacAAATCCTGGGCCGTTGTCTGACCCAATTCTAAtgggaaaaccatacctcggtacaatgtcttccagcagtttcttggtcacgatCTGTGccatttcatgtttggtgggaaatgcctctgtccatcctgaaaaagtatctacaaacactagtaaatacctgtatccgtattttccaggttttaattcggtgaagtccacttcccagtaggctcctgggcacTCGCCCCTGGAGCCGGGTAcccgggttagatccatgggcagTGCCATTAATTAATTGGCATGCATGGTAGCTTGCCACAATCTGCTCCATCCttgctcgagagtctttaatagtgattttTGCAggtcgtatgaggtcttccatcttccttgttcccatGTGAGTACTCCGATGCATTTTGGATAAGACTCGTcgtcctagttcctctggcagCCCTCCGTCAGCCACGCAAGCATTGGGTCAtaggcaagcgtttgatccagtgtaagtcagcatCAGTATAATTGAGGGTGTCAGGCAGGGTCGGTGCCCCTGGATCGGGTAGCATGGTTGTTAAGACCTGGGTCACCGAAAGGGCCGCCTCCTTTGCTTTCGAATCAGCTAGCCGGTTTCCCCTGGCTACtggtgtgtctgccttttggtgtCCTGGACAATGGATGATAGCTGGTGCCTTGGACAGCCAGAGGGCCCTCAGGAGTTCAAggatctctgttttatttttaacagtctCTCCTTCTGCTGTCAGAAGCCTTCTCTCTTTGTAAAGTGCTCCATGGATATGAGCAGTGGTGAAGGCGTACCTGCTGTCGGTGTAGATGTTTATTCGTTTACCTTCTCCCATGGTCAGTGCCTTGGCCAGTGCGATCAGTTCTGCCTGTTGATCTGATGTTCCGGCTGCCAACGGCTCTGCCCAGATGGTCTCCCTTTCCGAGGTTACGGCTGCCCCCGCATATCTGATAGTCTGTCCTGACCATatctaaaattcctttccaaggaTTTCCCTTCACAAACCTTCTACACCTTCCTTTGCATTCAGAATTTGTCCCAAGCCATTTCTTTCAGTCAGTCtcatttaggacaaaattactttcttttgccTTGAACAAAATATATTCCCATTCCTTATATCTTTCTTACACATCTCCTTTCCTACATACAGAGTTGCTTCCTTTATCAGTCATCAGTCTTATTTTAGCAGAGTTTTTCATTCTTAGAAACCTTAGTCTCCAGTAAAAACTAAGGAGTAACTGATTTTGAACTGTCACACCAGAATTCTTTAGATGGCAAATTTATGAAACAGTTAAGTACAAAGCATGTTCACCAACAGATTCAAATGCACGTTTCagcattttttcctgtttggaaAAGACCTAGATGTCCAAAGAATTTAatcccatttgttttcttttgatgtctggagcggcctggttaacaaaagccacGATAATCGCGGCCTTTGTTTCTGGGGCTTCTGTGTTCATAGGGGTGaactgcctaaaagcctctatgattctaagaaggctgctggactctcatccttaccttGTCTCACATCATataccttggccagattggtcGGTTTGTGcgcggcagcctggagacctgcccctAGAGTCTGGTGGtggacccggagtctctccttaccttcagccgaGTTGTGGTCCCAGGTAGGGTGGGATAAGGGGAAGGCAgcatttatgaggtctgggttttgagtcggctgtctgtcctctcccaggacagacttccgGGCTTCCACCTGAATTCGTCCTTTCTCTtcggtggtgaagagaacctgcaaaAGCTGTAGGTTGGTGGATAaagagaacagtatctaaaagcCCGATAGATCTTTCAGgttatcagagaactttgcattctgggttttccaattatataaatcactggtggagaacGGCCAATATAACATTGGCTGTCCACCGGTCTCCTCGCGGGTCCCATGGCACAGAGGGGAGGGTCGGTGGAGTTGGCTGGCCCCGCATTAGGGGGTGGGGCCGTCCGGTGGATCCCTCCGCGAGTCTTCGCTGCAACCCGTGCACAGGGACTCCCTTGTCAGGGAGGGGTggcgccccttctgcagcccccggTGCCTCtgatgggggggggagggcaagggGGTGTCGGGTAGGGCGGTGGGAGAATCAGGTCCTTCGGGGAGGAATCCTGCAAGACCAGATAAAGGGGTTTTTTGGTCTTAGAGTCAGTCTCCTTCTCGGCCTTTGGCAGGGCTAGAGTATTGGTaggtcctgctttggggggtaaaatggttttagccaaggagggggattctcgatcatgtcctgccaggccaggatgtagggcacctggtcagagTGGCCATCCGGTTTATCCAtgaagatcacggccttaacctgtaagataataggtaggtggaaagttcTTTCTCGGGGCCATCCTGCATCAAAGGTTGGCCATTGTACCTTGCATTAAGTCTGAAATTTCCCTCTCCTCATGTCGTGCTCAGATTGTGAGCTCTTTCCCGAACGTCGGAGAAGTGGGAGAACATAAGAGACGGGGGTGGTTTGTGTCTGCCCCATTATGTCCCTAGTTCATACCAAGGCACAGACAGTTATGACACTTAACAAAgacacagtaacacagacaaacgTTCCAGTGCGGCCACAGAGACAAAACAAAGTAAACCGAAGGGCTGGCAGGtggccctccttacagatgaggaccccgtcctccagGCGGGAGCAAGGGCCATCTCCCAAGACCCCCGGTGGATGGCCCGCCAGAGCGTCCGCCTTAAGCCAATGTCGAcctaatacagattggaattcctacaagTAAAAACACActttagagctctcagagaaaaaaaaaaaaaaaaaaaaaaaacctctcagagAATATGCGCGCAAAAGGTGGAACAGTTCAGTACTCACCAGGCATGGAACCCtctggatggggtcctgggggcctCTCGGATCCCAGACGAGCCCCTAAATGTTGTGCCTAAGATGGCAAATCCgagaaaaccaccaaggagctgacaccgatgcaagtccatgagggtttattaacaagctcgagcttgggtccatgtatacccgacacagcagagcagggacttagACCCCGAGgggggttacagctgggtttttatgggctggtctaggggtaAGGTGGGGTTTTTCAGTAAGGGTTGGGGTGTGAGAATCTCCAATAAAGAGGTCTCACAAGATCTTGCTTCCTTCTTCCGATAAGGGCAcgctttgtgtttttttctgtagcCGGGGTAAGGTAGAGTTCAGTACCTCGTCACAGTGGCCTGGTCAGATGGCCTGAGATGGCTGCCGAAGCTAAAATGGCTGTCTTGTGCCAATCTTAAACTTGAATGTCcctaattttcttggcctccacaaaacatttttatttcaacttcacAGGAGGGAAATGGGAGGTAAAGAGAAGTCAAgtcacataaacaaaaacaaatccaccAAAAACCAAAGCCAGATGTAAAGAATTTGCAGCCAATGTCCATTAGTAAAATTGAAATACAGCTTGTTCTTGAGGTGATAAAATCATTTGAGACTTAAGCAGATCTTTAGAATTTATCCTTCCTAGCATCCATGGTCAAGCTAATGTAGGCTCCCCTCCTGACTGCTTGATTATTCATTGATCCAGATGAAGAAACTTAAGCACAAATAAATTAGACAGGTCAGTAGAAAGCTAAAATTATTCTTTGTGTTGGGGAATTTTCTCATTGTTGTTAAGTTGCCTTAAAAAAGGGGGGAgcttatataaaaaaagagaagctgCCTAAGTCAATTGCTAATTTCAGTCCAAGTACCTTATGGAGGACACAGAGTCAAGTTGGAACCATGCCAGTATAACAAGCTATCTCCTTCACTGTCCTGAAAGTGTTTATGCTTTGataaagttatatttaattttttatggggATGGGATTTCTTATGGGATTCCATCGTTTTATGATTATGCAAAATTTGGAACCGATACTTGTGTTACTTTGTGTTTACTTCCATAGGGAGTGGAATCTGCACACTAGAAATGGTCAAAGTGTATCACTATGACATGGAATCAGAGAGTGGCCAGCTTATGCTCTCAGAATTGAAGTCCCAGCCTTGAAGAGAACCCACCTATCCTGTGGTTGTTAATTGGAGTGCTTATGCCAGCAGTGTCAAGCCAACCTTGTCTGAGCAGTCAAATTTTCTGGGAATGGTTTATTTTGATGAACTCTCCTTCATTGAGCTTAAGAGAAACACAGGAAATTATGCAGTTTGCCAGAAAGATCTATGGGGTCACTTAACTTACAAAATGCCTGAGAAGCGAACAGATCAAGTATATGCCCTAGGTGCTTTTGATGTACTGCACACAGTAGAAGGTCAATATTACATACAGGCAAAAAATGCTTCAATGTATTAGATGGatgttttaattagttttttttttactagatcatcactacatttatttttattttttataaagattttatttgagaaagagagagagtacacaagcagaggcagtaggagagggagaagcaggctttcagCTGAGCAgcaagcccaatgcagggctccatcccaggatcctgggatcatgacatgagccacccaggtgccccattactgcatttctttaaaaattgtgctgGATTCAGTTAGTTGGTATAACATTAACTATGGGGGAACAGAGGACCAACTGAAGACaaagcccattgacaagtccttgaaacaggcagagggaccttcctctaAGGACTCAACCACCttgatgttcatactttgctaagggcagaagacAATATTAGTCCaacccccaggaccctgtgagtctactttaaaatataaaaattcctttaaaaattccctttatctataaacccccaagatacatgttggcaatcatcccccaagcacctggcccactgatatacatctgaaaggtcacatgactcaggttttattagatggtaataagtgaccCTTTCCCAATAATAGCCAGCCCCCTCAGAgttctggaaaccttgcttccaaaattccttagagagtacactATCCTCAAAACCCTTCCActtcccaggtatataatcagccactccttAAAGCGCGGGGCAGCAGCATTTTTTCTTGGTCATCGGCTATAGACCTCACCAATATTCCAAAGCCTCATTTATCACTTAATTTATCACTGAGGTATCTCCCCCAGAATGCTTTATTTGTTTAGTCTTAGCAAGATCAGAATCGGCTTTCTTggctgcaaaataaaatataaactggaTAGATTTGTTCTCAGCCAGCCAGAGTCAATTTTAAAAGACTGCAACTTCCATGCATTCTTGTTTTGTGTCAGGTTACTTTAGAGCAACTATTTTCAAACTGTCTTCAACTGGAGTCCAGAGTAAAAAGTTCATTTCACATCACAATGCAGTGCAATCAAGATGCATGACTGAggaagaggggcaagatggcagaagagtagggtccccaagtcacctgtccccaccaaattacctagataaccttcaaatcaccctgaaaacctacaaattcggcctgagatttaaagagagaacagctgaaacgctacagtgagaagagttcgcgcttctatcaggtaggaagacggggaaaaagaaataaagaaacaaaaggcctccaagggggaggggcccgcgaggagccgggctgaggccggggcgagtgtccccaggacaggagagccccttcccggaggagcaggagctgcaccgaccttcccgggcggaaaggggctcgcagggagttggagcaggacccaggagggcggggatgccctcgggctccccgggacagtaacagcaactgcgccccgggagagtgcgccgagctccctaagggctgcagcgcgcacggcgggatcCGGAGCAGCTCGAAGTGGCTCGGGCAGctgctccgcggagggggttgcgcggctccaggagcgcgaatccaacagcgcaggccccggagcacagggcgccgggacacagcccaggatccggcctcccccggggacaggcagaggccgggagggcccaggacagcaaggacgctcctgccccagctgagcagatcagcggccccaccccggagcctccaggccctgcagacggagagctccggagttccttcgggggctgactccagggctccagagctggccccgccactggggctgttcctcctggggcctcacggggtaaacaacccccactgagccctgcaccaggaggggggagagcagctcccccaagtgctaacacctgaaaatcagcacaacaggcccctcccccagaagaccagctagacggacaagttccaggggaagtcaagggacttaaagtatacagaatcagaagatactcccccgtgttttttttttttttctttttgatttctgattgcttcccccaccctttttttccctttctttctttttatttctctttttcttcttttttccttttttcttccttttttcttttttctttttctcttttctttccttctttctctcctctctttttctcctttgcccaatacaacttgtttttggccactgtgtactgagcaaaatgactagaaggaaaacctcacctcaaaagaaagaatcagaaacagtcctctctcccacagagttacaaaatctggattacaattcaatgtcagaaagccaattcagaagcactattatacagctactggtggctctagaaaaaagcatgaaggactcaagagacttcatgactgcagaatttagatccaatcaggcagaaattaaaaatcagttgaatgaggtgcaatccaaactagaagtcctaacgacgagggttaacgaggtggaagaacaagtgagtgacatagaagacaagttgatggcaaagagggaaactgaggaaaaaagacacaaacaattaaaagaccatgaagacagattaagggaaaaaaacgacagcctgaggaagaaaaacctacacttaattggggttcccgagggcgccgaaagggccagagggccagaatatgtatttgaacaaatcctagctgaaaactttcctaatctgggaagggaaacaggcattcagatccaggaaatagagagatcccccctaaaatcaataaaaaccgttcaacacctcgacatttaatagtgaagcttgcaaattccaaagataaagagaagatccttaaagcagcaagagacaagaaatccctgacttttatggggaggagtattagggtaacagcagacccctccacagagacctggcaggccagaaagggctggcaggatatattcagggtcctaaatgagaagaacatgcaaccaagaaactttatccagcaaggctctcattcagaatggaaggagagataaagagcttccaagacaggcaggaactgaaagaatatgtgacctccaaaccagctctgcaagaaattttaagggggactcttaaaattcccatttaagaagaagttcagtggaacaatccacaaaaacaaggactgaatagataccatgatgacactaaactcctatctctcaatagtaactctgaacgtgaatgggcttaatgaccccatcaaaaggcgcagggtttcagactggataaaaaagcaggacccatctgtttgctgtctacaaggggctcattttagacagaaggacacctacagcctgaaaattaaaggttggagaaccatttaccattcaaatggtcctcaaaagaaagcaggggtagccatccttatatcagataaactaaaatttaccccgaagactgtagtgagagatgaagagggacactatctcatactcaaaggatctatccaacaagagggcttaacaatcctcaatatatatgccccgaatgtgggaggtgccaaatatttaaaccaattaataagcaaagtgaagaaatacttagataataatacacttatacttggtgacttcaatctagctctttctacccttgataggtcttctaagtacaacatctccaaagaaacgagagctttaaatgatacactggtccagatggatttcacagatctCTActgaactttacatccaaactcaactgaatacacattcttctcaagtgcacatggaactttctccagaatagaccacatactgggtc
The genomic region above belongs to Canis lupus familiaris isolate Mischka breed German Shepherd unplaced genomic scaffold, alternate assembly UU_Cfam_GSD_1.0 chrUn_S2019H2218, whole genome shotgun sequence and contains:
- the VNN3 gene encoding LOW QUALITY PROTEIN: vascular non-inflammatory molecule 3 isoform X1 (The sequence of the model RefSeq protein was modified relative to this genomic sequence to represent the inferred CDS: substituted 1 base at 1 genomic stop codon), with amino-acid sequence MESESGQLMLSELKSQPXREPTYPVVVNWSAYASSVKPTLSEQSNFLGMVYFDELSFIELKRNTGNYAVCQKDLWGHLTYKMPEKRTDQVYALGAFDVLHTVEGQYYIQVSRDGCLRSESRASLPVLVMALYGRVFEKDPLHLG